From a single Leclercia sp. AS011 genomic region:
- a CDS encoding glutathione S-transferase family protein, giving the protein MITLWGRNNSTNVKKVIWTLEELDLPFTQIMAGLEHGVNKEAEYLAMNPNGLVPLLRDDETDLTLWESNAIVRYLAAQYGQNRLWIDAPAKRAVGDKWMDWANQTLSPAHRVILMGLVRTPEAERNYAAIDAAKATCESLLALMDDTLATQAWFSGDDFGVGDIAVAPFVWNLTNIGLTWTPRPHLERWLANLTERPAYRNVVMIPVT; this is encoded by the coding sequence ATGATTACTTTGTGGGGCAGGAACAATTCGACCAACGTTAAAAAGGTAATCTGGACGCTCGAGGAGCTGGATTTACCCTTTACGCAGATCATGGCGGGACTGGAACACGGAGTAAATAAAGAGGCCGAGTATCTGGCGATGAACCCCAACGGCCTGGTACCGCTGCTGCGCGACGATGAAACCGACCTGACCCTGTGGGAATCCAACGCCATTGTGCGCTATCTCGCGGCGCAGTACGGTCAGAACCGCCTGTGGATCGATGCCCCGGCGAAGCGTGCCGTCGGCGACAAGTGGATGGACTGGGCCAACCAGACGCTCTCCCCTGCCCACCGGGTGATTTTGATGGGGCTGGTGAGAACCCCGGAAGCCGAGCGTAACTACGCGGCCATTGACGCCGCCAAAGCCACCTGCGAATCCCTGTTGGCCCTGATGGATGATACCCTGGCGACACAGGCGTGGTTCTCGGGCGACGACTTTGGCGTGGGTGATATCGCCGTCGCCCCCTTTGTCTGGAACTTGACCAACATTGGCCTGACGTGGACGCCACGTCCGCATCTGGAACGCTGGCTGGCGAACCTGACCGAGCGTCCGGCCTACCGCAACGTGGTGATGATCCCGGTAACCTGA
- the rimO gene encoding 30S ribosomal protein S12 methylthiotransferase RimO: MSNVTHQPKIGFVSLGCPKNLVDSERILTELRTEGYDVVPSYDNADMVIVNTCGFIDSAVQESLEAIGEALTENGKVIVTGCLGAKVDQIREVHPKVLEITGPHSYEQVLEHVHHYVPKPKHNPFLSLVPEQGVKLTPRHYAYLKISEGCNHRCTFCIIPSMRGDLVSRPIGEVLAEAKRLADAGVKELLVISQDTSAYGVDVKHRSGFHNGEPVKTSMVGLCEQLSKLGIWTRLHYVYPYPHVDDVIPLMAEGKILPYLDIPLQHASPRILKLMKRPGSVDRQLARIKQWREICPDLTLRSTFIVGFPGETEEDFQMLLDFLVEARLDRVGCFKYSPVEGATANELADQVPEEVKEERWNRFMQLQQQISAERLQEKVGREILVIIDEVDEEGAIGRSMADAPEIDGAVYLNGETKVKPGDIVRVKVENADEYDLWGTRV; this comes from the coding sequence ATGAGCAATGTTACGCACCAGCCGAAAATCGGCTTCGTCTCGCTGGGCTGCCCGAAAAACCTGGTGGATTCCGAACGCATCCTGACCGAACTTCGCACCGAAGGCTATGACGTCGTACCAAGCTACGACAACGCCGACATGGTGATCGTTAACACCTGCGGCTTTATCGACAGCGCCGTGCAGGAGTCTCTGGAAGCCATCGGTGAAGCACTTACCGAAAACGGCAAGGTGATTGTCACCGGTTGTCTGGGCGCCAAAGTCGATCAAATCCGCGAAGTCCACCCTAAGGTGCTGGAAATCACCGGTCCACACAGCTACGAGCAGGTGCTGGAACATGTGCATCACTATGTACCAAAACCAAAGCACAACCCGTTCCTGAGCCTGGTGCCGGAACAGGGCGTGAAGCTGACCCCGCGTCACTATGCGTACTTAAAAATTTCCGAAGGCTGCAACCACCGCTGCACCTTCTGCATTATCCCGTCCATGCGTGGCGATCTGGTGAGCCGTCCGATTGGTGAAGTGCTGGCCGAAGCCAAACGTCTGGCCGATGCGGGCGTGAAAGAGCTGCTGGTGATCTCCCAGGACACCTCCGCCTACGGCGTGGACGTCAAGCACCGCTCCGGTTTCCACAACGGCGAGCCGGTGAAAACCAGCATGGTCGGTCTGTGCGAACAGCTCTCTAAGCTGGGCATCTGGACGCGTCTGCACTACGTCTATCCGTACCCGCACGTGGACGACGTGATCCCGCTGATGGCGGAAGGCAAAATCCTGCCGTATCTGGATATCCCGCTGCAGCACGCCAGCCCGCGTATTCTGAAGCTGATGAAGCGCCCAGGCTCCGTTGACCGCCAGCTGGCGCGCATCAAGCAGTGGCGTGAGATCTGCCCTGATCTGACCCTGCGCTCCACCTTTATCGTCGGCTTCCCGGGTGAAACCGAAGAAGACTTCCAGATGCTGCTCGACTTCCTGGTTGAAGCGCGTCTGGACCGCGTGGGCTGCTTCAAGTACAGCCCGGTGGAAGGCGCGACCGCCAACGAACTGGCCGATCAGGTGCCGGAAGAGGTGAAAGAGGAGCGCTGGAACCGCTTCATGCAGCTGCAACAGCAGATCTCTGCTGAACGTCTGCAGGAAAAAGTGGGCCGCGAAATTCTGGTGATCATCGATGAAGTGGACGAAGAAGGCGCGATTGGCCGCAGCATGGCCGATGCTCCGGAAATCGACGGCGCGGTCTACCTGAACGGTGAAACCAAAGTGAAACCGGGTGATATCGTGCGCGTGAAGGTTGAAAACGCCGACGAATATGACCTGTGGGGTACGCGGGTTTAA
- the dacC gene encoding serine-type D-Ala-D-Ala carboxypeptidase, whose protein sequence is MMRNTFSLRGLVAGSALLVLFAPSLYAAEQAAPEAPPVDARAWILMDYASGKVLAEGNADEKLDPASLTKIMTSYVVGQALKAGKIKLTDMVTIGKDAWATGNPALRGSSVMFLKPGDQVAVSDLNKGVIIQSGNDACIALADYVAGSQDSFIGLMNGYAQKLGLTNTTFKTVHGLDAPGQFSTARDMALLGKALIHDVPEEYAIHKEKEFTFNKIRQPNRNRLLWSSNVNVDGMKTGTTAGAGYNLVASATQGDMRLISVVLGTKTDRIRFNESEKLLTWGFRFFETVTPIKPDATFVSQRVWFGDKSEVNLGAGEGGSVTIPRGQLKNLKASYTLTDKQLTAPLKKGQVVGNIDFQLNGKSIEQRPLIVMEAVEEGGFFGRMWDYVLMKFHDWFGGWFK, encoded by the coding sequence ATGATGCGAAACACTTTTTCTTTACGCGGTCTGGTGGCAGGTTCTGCGCTGCTGGTCCTTTTTGCACCTTCGCTGTACGCAGCGGAACAGGCGGCGCCCGAGGCTCCGCCTGTTGATGCCCGCGCCTGGATCCTGATGGACTACGCCAGCGGCAAAGTGCTGGCAGAAGGCAATGCAGATGAAAAACTCGATCCTGCCAGCCTGACCAAAATCATGACCAGCTACGTCGTAGGGCAGGCGCTGAAAGCGGGTAAGATTAAGCTCACCGACATGGTGACCATCGGTAAAGACGCCTGGGCGACCGGCAACCCCGCGCTGCGCGGATCTTCGGTGATGTTCCTCAAACCGGGGGATCAGGTGGCCGTTTCCGATCTGAACAAAGGGGTAATCATTCAGTCGGGAAATGATGCCTGCATCGCGCTGGCCGATTATGTGGCGGGCAGCCAGGATTCTTTCATTGGTTTGATGAATGGCTACGCGCAGAAATTAGGCCTCACCAACACCACCTTTAAAACCGTTCACGGGCTGGACGCGCCGGGCCAGTTCAGTACCGCCCGCGATATGGCGCTGCTGGGTAAAGCCCTGATTCATGATGTGCCGGAAGAGTACGCGATCCACAAAGAGAAAGAGTTTACCTTCAACAAGATCCGCCAGCCGAACCGCAACCGTCTGCTGTGGAGCAGCAACGTCAACGTTGACGGGATGAAAACCGGCACCACCGCCGGAGCAGGCTACAACCTGGTGGCCTCGGCAACCCAGGGCGATATGCGTCTGATCTCGGTGGTGCTGGGCACCAAAACCGACCGCATCCGCTTCAATGAGTCAGAAAAACTGCTCACCTGGGGCTTCCGCTTCTTCGAAACCGTTACCCCGATCAAGCCGGATGCTACCTTTGTCAGCCAGCGCGTCTGGTTTGGCGATAAGAGCGAGGTCAATCTCGGTGCCGGTGAAGGCGGCTCGGTCACCATTCCGCGCGGCCAGCTGAAAAACCTGAAAGCCAGCTACACCCTGACCGACAAGCAGCTGACCGCGCCGCTGAAAAAGGGCCAGGTGGTCGGCAATATCGACTTCCAGCTGAACGGCAAGTCCATTGAGCAGCGTCCGCTGATTGTGATGGAAGCGGTAGAAGAGGGCGGGTTCTTTGGTCGGATGTGGGATTACGTGCTGATGAAATTCCACGACTGGTTTGGCGGTTGGTTTAAATAG
- a CDS encoding LysR family transcriptional regulator, with protein sequence MPTIPVSEKIISLNRIDLNLLTLFCLIYSVGSISKVADMLDISASAVSQSLRKLREQMGDNLFVRSGNTLLPTVYADELYDNILPIIDKLATLLPLSSRIKKRRLTLYTESFVSPLVVPELTQKIVSMNADISLLHRTAELNEAKITELLNMRQADVVFSTLSVESSNISCQKMSDMTLVLIAAKDNPLYGDTVTEEMFRDASLVGYNTKNEKIIYHRSIVDKKFRSSERCLLTTSFASILLIVSTTDCLGIIPEKVFATYSGMYQLKRVATPFTLPQFSLYSSCRKETNKMLFSLLADFYSSQSA encoded by the coding sequence ATGCCAACGATACCGGTGTCAGAAAAGATAATCTCGTTAAACCGGATCGACCTGAATCTGCTGACGCTTTTTTGCTTGATTTACAGCGTGGGCAGCATCTCGAAGGTGGCGGATATGCTGGACATTTCCGCCTCTGCCGTCAGCCAGTCGCTGCGAAAACTGCGCGAGCAGATGGGGGATAACCTGTTCGTCCGCAGCGGCAACACCCTGTTGCCCACCGTGTATGCGGATGAACTCTATGACAACATCCTGCCGATTATCGACAAGCTCGCCACCCTGCTCCCCCTCTCATCCCGCATTAAAAAGCGACGACTGACTCTCTACACCGAGTCGTTTGTCTCGCCGTTAGTGGTGCCGGAACTGACGCAGAAGATTGTCAGCATGAACGCGGATATCAGCCTGCTGCACCGCACCGCCGAGCTTAACGAAGCCAAAATTACCGAACTGTTGAACATGCGCCAGGCGGATGTGGTGTTCTCCACCTTGTCTGTTGAGAGCAGTAATATTTCTTGCCAGAAGATGAGTGATATGACGCTGGTGTTGATTGCTGCAAAGGATAATCCTCTTTATGGGGATACGGTAACGGAGGAGATGTTCAGGGATGCCAGCCTGGTGGGTTACAACACCAAAAACGAAAAGATTATCTATCATCGCAGCATCGTGGATAAAAAGTTCCGCTCCAGCGAACGCTGTCTGCTGACCACCTCTTTTGCTTCCATCCTACTGATTGTCTCTACCACCGACTGCCTGGGCATTATCCCGGAAAAGGTTTTTGCCACCTATTCCGGGATGTATCAGCTGAAAAGAGTGGCTACGCCCTTTACGTTGCCGCAATTCAGTCTCTATTCGTCCTGCCGGAAAGAGACCAATAAAATGCTCTTTTCCCTGCTGGCCGATTTTTACAGCAGTCAATCGGCCTGA
- a CDS encoding glycine cleavage system protein T yields the protein MRDIYLQSKLEMAKTLHTHGVELAHISVATGLTPSRLVTELKIADEFDFARHQAKQY from the coding sequence ATGAGAGATATCTATCTGCAATCCAAATTAGAAATGGCCAAAACCCTCCACACCCATGGCGTCGAGCTGGCGCATATATCTGTTGCCACCGGGCTGACTCCGTCCAGATTAGTCACTGAATTAAAAATTGCCGATGAGTTTGATTTCGCCAGACACCAGGCGAAACAATACTGA
- a CDS encoding SIS domain-containing protein produces the protein MQPTMMTYIEEQPAALEAILRAWPQHLASVEAFARQHPVRRLLVLATGSSLNAAMCARYLFEHRFGVLVEIKEPYNFVHYEAIDPHTDMVLVVSQSGKSASTLAAMEKVQAAGLSVFALTSDPDSPIGRRCDQVLDIHTGIEKVGFVTRGFSATVLNLMLVALTLARAQQQIDDRETLDHLEALHQLAAAIPDTLARTEAFFERHSQALKAGTRFVAIGEGALTGVAKEFETKFTETVRVPSGGFELEAYMHGPYLEANAEHVMFFIEDAPNPRLRALRDYMAPAVKRAFLITLTDEEGPDTLALNCRLPHLLSPLLLIVPFQILAWRTACAKGIDLSVRIFDDFDRVLRSKI, from the coding sequence ATGCAACCGACAATGATGACCTATATCGAAGAACAGCCCGCGGCGCTGGAGGCGATCCTCCGGGCCTGGCCGCAGCATCTGGCGTCCGTGGAGGCTTTTGCCCGCCAGCATCCGGTGCGCCGCCTGCTGGTGCTGGCAACCGGCTCGTCGCTGAATGCGGCGATGTGCGCCCGCTACCTCTTTGAACACCGCTTCGGCGTGCTGGTGGAGATCAAGGAGCCTTACAACTTTGTCCACTACGAAGCCATCGACCCGCACACCGACATGGTGCTGGTCGTTTCCCAGAGCGGGAAAAGCGCCTCGACCCTGGCGGCGATGGAGAAGGTGCAGGCCGCCGGGCTGTCGGTGTTTGCCCTGACCTCGGACCCCGACAGCCCGATTGGCCGCCGCTGCGACCAGGTGCTGGATATCCATACCGGGATCGAGAAAGTGGGCTTCGTGACCCGCGGCTTTAGCGCCACGGTGCTGAATCTGATGCTGGTGGCCCTGACCCTTGCCCGGGCGCAGCAGCAGATCGACGATCGCGAGACGCTGGATCACCTCGAGGCGCTGCACCAGCTGGCGGCGGCGATCCCCGACACCCTTGCCCGCACGGAGGCGTTTTTCGAGCGGCACAGTCAGGCGCTGAAAGCCGGGACACGCTTTGTCGCCATCGGCGAAGGGGCCCTGACCGGGGTGGCGAAAGAGTTTGAGACCAAGTTCACCGAAACGGTGCGGGTGCCGTCCGGCGGCTTTGAGCTGGAGGCGTACATGCATGGCCCCTATCTGGAGGCCAACGCTGAGCATGTGATGTTCTTTATTGAGGATGCGCCGAACCCACGCCTGCGGGCGCTGCGGGACTATATGGCCCCGGCGGTTAAGCGGGCGTTTCTGATCACCCTGACGGACGAGGAGGGGCCGGATACCCTGGCGCTGAACTGCCGCCTGCCGCATCTGCTCTCGCCGCTGCTGCTGATTGTCCCCTTCCAGATACTGGCCTGGCGTACCGCCTGCGCCAAAGGCATCGATCTCTCGGTGCGTATTTTCGACGATTTCGATCGGGTGTTAAGAAGTAAAATCTAA
- a CDS encoding SIS domain-containing protein — MLGFNQDEYLTSAREIVAARKQAEQVADEIIQQGFSTLFFASVGGSLAPMMAINAFARELTEIPVYLEQAAELIHAGHKRLNKDSVVITLSKSGDTKESVAIAEWCKAQGIRVVAITRNSDSPLADAATWHIPMRHKNGVEYEYMLLYWVFFRLLQGNGEFEQYDRFASQLELLPENLLNAKKQFDPQADAIAQKYHSADYMMWIGGAEMWGEVYLFSMCILEEMQWKRTKSVSSAEFFHGTLELLEKDVPLFLVKGEGKCRALDDRVERFAAKITDNLVVFDPREYALAGIDDAFRWLLAPCVISTLLVDRLAAHFEHYTGHSLDIRRYYRQFEY, encoded by the coding sequence ATGTTAGGTTTTAATCAGGACGAGTACCTGACCAGTGCTCGTGAGATTGTTGCTGCGCGTAAACAGGCGGAACAGGTTGCTGATGAGATTATTCAGCAGGGCTTCAGCACGCTATTTTTCGCCTCGGTCGGGGGATCGCTCGCGCCAATGATGGCGATAAATGCCTTCGCCCGGGAATTAACCGAAATACCGGTTTACCTTGAGCAGGCGGCGGAATTAATTCATGCCGGACATAAACGCTTAAATAAAGATTCGGTGGTGATTACGCTGTCGAAATCGGGCGATACCAAAGAGTCGGTGGCCATTGCCGAATGGTGCAAAGCCCAGGGGATCCGCGTGGTGGCGATCACCAGAAACAGCGACTCGCCGCTGGCGGACGCCGCCACCTGGCATATTCCGATGCGTCACAAGAACGGCGTGGAATATGAGTACATGCTGCTGTACTGGGTATTCTTCCGTTTATTACAGGGTAACGGGGAATTTGAACAGTATGACCGCTTCGCCAGCCAGCTGGAGCTGTTGCCTGAGAATCTCCTCAACGCCAAAAAGCAATTTGATCCGCAGGCCGATGCCATCGCGCAAAAATATCACAGCGCCGACTATATGATGTGGATTGGCGGGGCGGAGATGTGGGGCGAGGTCTATCTTTTCTCGATGTGTATTCTGGAGGAGATGCAGTGGAAGCGCACCAAATCGGTTTCCTCGGCGGAGTTCTTCCACGGCACGCTGGAGCTGCTGGAGAAAGACGTCCCGCTGTTCCTGGTGAAAGGCGAGGGCAAATGCCGGGCGCTGGATGACCGCGTTGAGCGTTTTGCGGCGAAAATTACCGATAACCTGGTGGTATTCGATCCACGTGAGTACGCGCTGGCGGGGATTGATGATGCGTTCCGCTGGCTGCTGGCGCCGTGCGTGATCTCAACCTTGCTGGTGGACCGTCTGGCTGCCCATTTCGAGCACTATACCGGCCACAGTCTGGATATTCGCCGTTATTACCGGCAGTTCGAGTATTAA
- a CDS encoding PQQ-dependent sugar dehydrogenase → MRRSSLISLPLLLISASLCAAPAEVQVSVLQNKLDHPWALAFLPQDQGMLITLKGGQLKRWQAGKGLSDPIVGVPKVWDSGQGGLLDVALAPDFATSRRVWLSYAEAGDDGKAGTAVGYGRLSEDNARLEAFKVVFRQQPKLSTGNHFGGRLVFDGKGYLYVGLGENNQRPTAQDLDKLQGKVVRLTDQGAVPDDNPFVNNKQARPEIWSYGIRNPQGMAMNPWSNTLWLNEHGPRGGDEINIPERGKNYGWPLATHGINYSGLPIPEAKGETAPGTEPPLFVWKQSPAVSGMAFYNSDVFPQWKNKLFIGALKDKDVIVLNVSGNSVTEEGRILGDRNQRVRDVRVGPDGYLYVLTDESDGQLLKVSPSRG, encoded by the coding sequence ATGCGTCGATCCTCGCTTATTTCCCTGCCATTGTTGCTCATCTCCGCTTCACTCTGTGCCGCGCCCGCCGAAGTGCAGGTTTCGGTGCTGCAAAATAAACTCGATCACCCTTGGGCGCTGGCGTTCCTGCCGCAGGATCAGGGCATGCTGATCACCCTGAAAGGCGGACAGCTTAAGCGCTGGCAGGCGGGCAAGGGCCTCTCGGATCCCATCGTCGGGGTGCCGAAGGTCTGGGACAGCGGCCAGGGCGGGTTACTTGACGTGGCGCTGGCTCCCGACTTCGCCACCTCCCGCCGGGTCTGGCTGAGCTATGCCGAAGCGGGCGACGACGGAAAAGCGGGTACGGCGGTGGGGTATGGCCGTCTGAGCGAGGATAACGCCCGGCTGGAGGCCTTTAAGGTGGTCTTCCGCCAGCAGCCGAAACTCTCTACCGGCAACCACTTTGGCGGCAGGCTGGTGTTCGACGGCAAAGGCTATCTGTATGTTGGATTAGGCGAGAATAACCAGCGCCCGACCGCCCAGGATCTGGATAAGCTGCAGGGCAAAGTGGTACGTCTGACCGATCAGGGCGCGGTGCCGGACGACAATCCCTTCGTGAATAACAAACAGGCGCGGCCGGAGATCTGGTCTTACGGCATTCGCAACCCGCAGGGGATGGCGATGAACCCGTGGAGCAACACCCTGTGGCTCAATGAGCACGGCCCGCGCGGCGGGGACGAAATCAACATCCCGGAAAGAGGCAAAAACTACGGCTGGCCGCTGGCGACCCACGGCATCAACTACAGCGGATTGCCGATCCCGGAAGCGAAAGGGGAAACGGCCCCGGGAACCGAGCCGCCGCTGTTCGTCTGGAAACAGTCCCCGGCGGTGAGCGGCATGGCGTTCTATAACAGCGACGTTTTCCCGCAATGGAAGAACAAACTCTTTATCGGCGCGCTGAAGGATAAGGATGTAATTGTGCTCAACGTCAGCGGCAATAGCGTCACGGAAGAGGGGAGGATCCTCGGCGACCGCAACCAGCGGGTGCGCGATGTACGCGTCGGGCCGGACGGCTATCTCTATGTGCTGACCGATGAATCAGACGGGCAGCTGTTAAAAGTCAGCCCGTCCAGAGGGTAG
- the bssR gene encoding biofilm formation regulator BssR, which yields MSVDRLKRDLLNKMINAHIDLAAYLQLRKAKGYMSVSESDHLRDNFFELCTYMREKAPELRAYCNADEQAMLYRAAGSLTTAGVCMMTGNHDCPTFIAVNAEKLENCLNDLTLCIQYLKSHAPLIQN from the coding sequence ATGTCCGTTGACAGACTGAAACGCGATCTTCTTAACAAGATGATCAATGCCCACATCGATCTCGCGGCCTATCTGCAGTTGAGGAAAGCGAAGGGGTATATGTCAGTCAGCGAAAGCGACCATCTGCGTGACAACTTCTTTGAACTCTGTACCTACATGCGTGAAAAAGCGCCGGAACTGAGAGCGTACTGCAATGCCGACGAGCAGGCGATGTTGTATCGCGCCGCCGGATCGCTCACCACCGCAGGCGTCTGTATGATGACCGGCAACCACGATTGCCCGACGTTCATCGCCGTCAACGCAGAGAAGCTGGAAAACTGTCTGAACGATCTCACTCTCTGCATCCAGTATCTGAAATCACATGCACCGCTGATTCAGAACTGA